Part of the Tenacibaculum sp. SZ-18 genome, AATTGGTAATCCATCAATTACAATTAAAGGACTATTAGATGCGCTAATAGAAGACCCTCCACGAATAGTTATCTGAGAACCAGATCCAGGTGCTCCACTCGTTCTAATGTCAACTCCTGAAACACGACCACTCAATAAATTCTCCGGTGTAACAATATTACCTTTGGTAAATTCTTTTTCCGTAATGGCCTCAACAGAACCAGTTGCATCTTTTACAGTAGTTGTACCATAACCCACAACAACAACTTCCTCTAGTACCTGTGCTGAATCTTCCAATTCAACATTTATCGTAGTTAAATTCCCAACAGAAACTTCTTTTGTTTTTAGACCGACAAAAGAAAAAACAAGAATATCAGTTGATTTTACATCTTTGATTACGTAATTCCCGTCAAAATTTGATTCTGTGCCTTTTACTTGACCCTTAATGATGATAGAAACACCAGGTAAAGGTTCTCCAGTGGATTTCTCAGTAACGGTTCCTGTTATTGTCTGTTGGGCATGGGCGAACAAACAAAAAAGAAATAGCGTTAAGCTGAGTAATTGTTTAGTTTTATTCATGTGTAAATTCTTAAATAAATAAGTGAAATTTGAATTATTTGTTATATCAATAACCTTTGTTCTGCGTGGTGAATATAGCTATTAAAACCTTCCTCAAGCCATTGAAAACACTACGAAAACGATTTCGTGTTAATAACTTTCTGACTTTAACTTAATGTATTCGTAATATTCACTAAAATTTTTATGAATTTTGTAAAATACTCGTGTTAAAATTAGAGTTAAATCAGCTTATTAAAGCATAAATAAAAAAACTGCAGTATTTTTGTTTTTTCAATGATTAAAATAGTGGTTTTTTGAGATATATCCAAACTCTCTTTTTAAACGATACGTTAACCTCTTTTTAACCTCTATGTATGAAACAAAAAATTACTATTAAAATTATAGCCAAGGAATTAGGAGTTTCTACTTCTACAGTTTCAAAAGCTTTACGTGATAGTCATGAAATTAGTCACGAAACAAAGGAACGAATTAAAGCTTATGCCAATTACTATAATTACAGACCGAACAACTTAGCACTACAACTACGAAATCAAAAAACAAAAGTAATAGGTATTATTTTACCAAAAATAGTACATCATTTCTTTTCTACGGTTATTAGTGGAATCGAAAAAGTTGCAAATGAAAGAGGTTATAATATTATGGTTTGTTTCTCTAATGAAGATCAAGAAAAAGAAAAAGAGACTATTAATGTTTTAACTAATGGTAGTGTCGATGGGTTAATAGTTTCAATTGCCAAAGAAACACTTAGAAATAAGGAATTAGGACATTTTTACCAGTTAATAAGTAATGAAGTTCCTTTAGTATTATTTGACAGAGTTCATGATTCTATTCGTTGTGATAAAGTAATTGTTGATGATATTGGAGCTGGATATAAGGCGACAAGACATTTATTGAACACGAAATGTACTAAAATTGGTATTGTCACTACTCCGGAACATGTTACGGTAGGATTAGACCGATACCAAGGATATGAACGAGCATTGAAAGAGGCCGGGGTTTCAATAGATAAAAACTTAGTTATTAATGTTGATGAAGAAGATGATATTTACACTCAAATAAAAGTATTATTTGATCAGGATATCGATGCAATATTCGCGGTTAATGAAATTTATGCAGCAATTGCCATAAGAATTGCAAAGGAAAAAGGTAAAAGAATACCTGAGGACGTTTCTATAATTGGGTTTACAGATGGTTTAATTTCTGAATATTCTTCTCCTTCAATTACAACTGTAGTGCAGCATGGACTAACTATGGGAGAACAAGCGGCAGAATTATTAATTGATCAGATTGAAAACGGAGAAAATCAACGTTCACCTCAAACAAAAGTGATTTCAAGTAACATTAAAGTTAGGGAATCTAGTAAATCGTTGTAGTAGAAAAATTCAACGGCCTAAAGATTTTTTTATATCTTTGGGACATATACAAGGCTTATCAATAACCTTTTCTGCAAAAAAATGATAAGTCTTAGCGCTTATCGTACTATTAATTAATTAATACGATAATGAACAAGCGTAAATTAAGTTTCCTAGAAATATGGAACATGAGTTTCGGATTTTTAGGCATTCAATTTGGATTCGCCTTACAGGGTGGATTTATGTCGAGAATTTTTCAAACATTAGGAGCCGCAAAGGACGATATACCCTTGTTATGGATTGCTGCACCTTTGACAGGTTTGGTTGTTCAACCCATAATAGGTTATTTAAGTGATAGAACTTGGAGTCCAAGGTGGGGAAGGAGAAGACCTTATTTTTTAATAGGTGCTGTATTAAGCTCGATAGCATTGTTTTTTGTTCCACATTCTCCAGCATTGTGGGTAGCTGCTGGTTTCTTATGGATTTTGGATGCTTCTATTAACATTTCCATGGAACCTTTTAGAGCTTTAGTTGCCGATAAACTTCCAGAATCTCAGAGATCTTATGGTTTCGTAGTTCAAACATTAATAATTGGAATAGGAACATGGGTTGCTAGTAATTTACCCAGTTTTGTTTCTGCATTAGGTGTCAGTGATGCTGCGGCTAAAGGTGTAGTCCCGATGTCTGTTAAGGTGGCTTTTGCGACTGGTGCATTTGTTTTTTTAGTGAGTATTCTGTACACAGTTTTTACGACATCTGAATATCCCCCGGAAGATATGGAAGAGTTTCAGCGTGAAAAAGAAAAGAAAAATCAGTTCATTCCAGATATTTTAAACAACATAGGAAGTATGTCCATTACAATGAAGAGACTTGGTGTAATCCAGTTTTTTAGTTGGTTTGCCTTTTTTACAATGTGGAGTATGGCAAACCCAGCATTAACCGAACATGTATTTGATGCTCCTGCACCTGTAGAAAAAGAATTTGACTTGTCAAATGTTGAGCAGAAAGCAGCTTATGATTTAGCGAATACTAAGTTTCAAAAAGCTTCAAATTCAGTAGGTTCTTACATGGGAACTTATGGTTTGTCCTCAATGGTTTTTGCATTATTATTAGTAGTATACACTTCAAAAAGAAGAATTAATAGGAAATATGTTCATATGACTTCTTTAATTCTTGGCGGGGTTGGATTTTTAATGATGAAATTCATTCCTACGGAGGAATACTTATACTTATCATTCACTTTAATAGGATTTGCATGGGGAAGTATTTTATCTATGCCATA contains:
- a CDS encoding LacI family DNA-binding transcriptional regulator, yielding MKQKITIKIIAKELGVSTSTVSKALRDSHEISHETKERIKAYANYYNYRPNNLALQLRNQKTKVIGIILPKIVHHFFSTVISGIEKVANERGYNIMVCFSNEDQEKEKETINVLTNGSVDGLIVSIAKETLRNKELGHFYQLISNEVPLVLFDRVHDSIRCDKVIVDDIGAGYKATRHLLNTKCTKIGIVTTPEHVTVGLDRYQGYERALKEAGVSIDKNLVINVDEEDDIYTQIKVLFDQDIDAIFAVNEIYAAIAIRIAKEKGKRIPEDVSIIGFTDGLISEYSSPSITTVVQHGLTMGEQAAELLIDQIENGENQRSPQTKVISSNIKVRESSKSL
- a CDS encoding MFS transporter, yielding MNKRKLSFLEIWNMSFGFLGIQFGFALQGGFMSRIFQTLGAAKDDIPLLWIAAPLTGLVVQPIIGYLSDRTWSPRWGRRRPYFLIGAVLSSIALFFVPHSPALWVAAGFLWILDASINISMEPFRALVADKLPESQRSYGFVVQTLIIGIGTWVASNLPSFVSALGVSDAAAKGVVPMSVKVAFATGAFVFLVSILYTVFTTSEYPPEDMEEFQREKEKKNQFIPDILNNIGSMSITMKRLGVIQFFSWFAFFTMWSMANPALTEHVFDAPAPVEKEFDLSNVEQKAAYDLANTKFQKASNSVGSYMGTYGLSSMVFALLLVVYTSKRRINRKYVHMTSLILGGVGFLMMKFIPTEEYLYLSFTLIGFAWGSILSMPYAMLSSSVDPKKMGVIMGIFNMFIVIPQIVAALGGVVFISNLLGKEAINAMTIAGICLVLAGLSNFLITNKKAITYEVENE